A part of Saimiri boliviensis isolate mSaiBol1 chromosome 11, mSaiBol1.pri, whole genome shotgun sequence genomic DNA contains:
- the CCN1 gene encoding CCN family member 1, with translation MSSRNAKALAVAVTLLHLIRLALSTCPAACHCPLEAPKCAPGVGLVRDGCGCCKVCAKQLNEDCSKTQPCDHTKGLECNFGASSTALKGICRAQSEGRPCEYNSRIYQNGESFQPNCKHQCTCIDGAVGCIPLCPQELSLPNLGCPNPRLVKVTGQCCEEWVCDEDGVKDPMDDQDGLLGKELGFDASEVELTRNNELIAVGKGSSLKRLPVFGMEPRILYNPLHGQKCIVQTTSWSQCSKTCGTGISTRVTNDNPECRLVKETRICEVRPCGQPVYSSLKKGKKCSKTKKSPESVRFTYAGCSSVKKYRPKYCGSCVDGRCCTPQMTRTVKMRFRCEDGETFSKNVMMIQSCKCNYNCPHANEAAFPFYRLFNDIHKFRD, from the exons ATGAGCTCCCGCAACGCCAAGGCGCTCGCGGTCGCCGTCACCCTTCTCCATTTGATCAGGCTG GCTCTCTCCACCTGCCCCGCCGCCTGCCACTGCCCCCTGGAGGCGCCCAAGTGCGCTCCGGGAGTCGGGCTGGTCCGGGACGGCTGCGGCTGCTGTAAGGTCTGCGCCAAGCAGCTCAACGAGGACTGCAGCAAAACGCAGCCCTGTGACCACACCAAGGGGCTGGAATGCAACTTCGGCGCCAGCTCCACCGCTCTGAAGGGGATCTGCAGAG CTCAGTCAGAGGGCAGACCCTGTGAATATAACTCCAGAATCTACCAGAACGGGGAAAGTTTCCAGCCCAACTGTAAACATCAGTGCACATGTATTGATGGCGCCGTGGGCTGCATTCCTCTGTGTCCTCAAGAACTGTCTCTCCCTAACTTGGGCTGTCCCAACCCCCGGCTGGTCAAAGTTACCGGGCAGTGCTGCGAGGAGTGGGTCTGTGACGAGGATGGTGTCAAGGACCCCATGGACGACCAGGACGGCCTCCTTGGCAAGGAGCTGGGATTCGATGCTTCCGAGGTGGAGCTGACAAGAAACAATGAATTGATTGCAGTTGGAAAAGGCAGCTCACTGAAGCGGCTCCCTG tttttgGAATGGAGCCTCGCATCCTATACAACCCTTTACATGGCCAGAAATGTATCGTTCAAACAACTTCATGGTCCCAGTGCTCAAAGACCTGTGGAACTGGTATCTCCACACGAGTTACCAATGACAACCCGGAATGCCGCCTGGTGAAAGAAACCCGGATTTGCGAGGTGCGGCCTTGTGGACAGCCAGTGTACAGCAGCCTGAAA AAGGGCAAGAAATGTAGCAAGACCAAGAAATCCCCTGAATCGGTCAGGTTTACTTACGCTGGATGTTCGAGTGTGAAGAAATACCGGCCCAAGTACTGCGGCTCCTGCGTGGACGGCCGATGCTGCACGCCCCAGATGACCAGGACTGTCAAGATGCGGTTCCGCTGTGAAGACGGGGAGACATTTTCCAAGAACGTCATGATGATCCAGTCCTGCAAATGCAACTACAACTGCCCGCATGCCAATGAAGCAGCGTTTCCCTTCTACAGGCTGTTCAATGACATTCACAAATTTAGGGACTAA